A single region of the Triticum dicoccoides isolate Atlit2015 ecotype Zavitan chromosome 2B, WEW_v2.0, whole genome shotgun sequence genome encodes:
- the LOC119362138 gene encoding uncharacterized protein LOC119362138 → MAPSSAAWKPGAGKAGVEVGEPGGGGRVRIKQHVILRPAVQLGEVQRGKRGAGLEQRLEIHAAGEIDVAELTPPAGCECEAGMRGGVAAVDGEVGHGGEVDGEARRNKAFRSAISFGWSGRLLEEEAGAPAIHEAKENSGWPYNETSERLSRSSTGKQKVGESSRKPGALGSPRSAITTRVARSAASSLRHAIEALCRDQVSPRKPRMIHTN, encoded by the coding sequence ATGGCCCCGAGCTCAGCGGCGTGGAAGCCAGGCGCCGGCAAGGCCGGGGTCGAGGTCGGTGAGCCTGGCGGTGGCGGTCGGGTGCGCATCAAGCAGCATGTCATCCTCCGTCCAGCAGTACAACTTGGAGAGGTCCAACGAGGTAAGCGCGGGGCAGGTCTGGAGCAGCGGCTCGAGATCCACGCcgccggagagatcgacgttgcggAGCTTACCCCGCCAGCAGGGTGCGAGTGCGAGGCTGGCATGCGTGGAGGGGTCGCGGCAGTAGATGGCGAGGTCGGACATGGCGGGGAAGTAGATGGCGAGGCGCGTCGCAACAAGGCGTTCCGCTCGGCGATTTCTTTCGGGTGGAGCGGGAGGTTGttggaggaggaggcgggcgcCCCCGCGATTCACGAGGCCAAGGAGAACAGCGGGTGGCCCTACAACGAAACCAGCGAGAGGTTGAGCCGCTCGAGCACCGGGAAGCAGAAGGTCGGCGAGAGCAGCAGGAAGCCAGGCGCCCTCGGTTCCCCGCGCAGCGCCATCACGACCCGTGTCGCCCGCTCCGCCGCCAGCAGCCTGCGGCACGCCATCGAGGCCCTGTGCCGTGACCAGGTGTCGCCCAGGAAGCCCAGGATGATCCACACAAACTGA